The Achromobacter deleyi genome has a window encoding:
- a CDS encoding Bug family tripartite tricarboxylate transporter substrate binding protein: MRYATTLALALAATFSAAGAAVQAQEAPYPAKPVTILVGFPPGTATDTVARMLGERLAQRMGQQFIVENKPGAGGSIAAGLGARARPDGYTLMIGASAPQAINPHVYPNLNYDARKDFAPIGLITWLPYLFVVSPDNPARNLTEFLAAVKAKPGQYTYATTGIGTTSHLVTAVLLSKAGAAMVHVPYKGSSQAQTDIVGGRTYATFDTMVSSLAMVKAGRLKALAVSTTERVSTLPDVPTVAEQGFAGFDMGAWLGLIAPAGIPPAIQDRLAREMNAVLADPAVRDKLADIGAQVRTTASPASFGAMMKSEYDSWGKVVREFNVKATD; this comes from the coding sequence ATGCGATACGCAACAACGCTGGCCCTGGCGCTGGCCGCCACGTTTTCGGCAGCCGGTGCCGCCGTGCAGGCCCAGGAGGCGCCCTATCCCGCCAAACCGGTCACGATCCTGGTCGGTTTTCCGCCAGGCACGGCGACCGACACCGTGGCGCGGATGCTCGGCGAGCGCCTGGCCCAGCGCATGGGCCAGCAGTTCATCGTCGAAAACAAGCCTGGCGCGGGCGGCTCCATCGCCGCCGGCCTGGGCGCCCGCGCCAGGCCCGACGGCTACACGCTGATGATCGGCGCCTCCGCCCCACAGGCGATCAACCCGCACGTCTATCCCAACCTGAACTACGACGCGCGCAAGGACTTCGCTCCCATCGGCCTGATTACCTGGCTGCCGTACCTGTTCGTCGTCAGCCCCGACAACCCGGCGCGCAACCTGACCGAGTTCCTGGCCGCAGTGAAGGCCAAGCCTGGCCAATACACCTACGCCACCACGGGCATCGGTACGACCAGCCACCTGGTGACAGCGGTGTTGCTGTCCAAGGCTGGCGCCGCCATGGTCCACGTGCCGTACAAAGGCAGTAGCCAGGCGCAGACGGACATCGTCGGTGGGCGCACCTATGCCACGTTCGACACTATGGTGTCTTCGCTGGCCATGGTGAAGGCGGGCCGGCTCAAGGCACTGGCCGTCAGCACCACGGAACGCGTATCCACGCTGCCGGACGTGCCCACCGTGGCCGAGCAAGGCTTTGCGGGATTCGACATGGGCGCCTGGCTGGGCCTGATCGCCCCCGCCGGCATTCCCCCAGCCATCCAGGACAGGCTGGCCCGGGAAATGAACGCAGTACTGGCCGATCCGGCCGTGCGCGACAAGCTGGCGGATATTGGCGCCCAGGTCCGCACCACTGCATCGCCCGCCAGCTTCGGCGCCATGATGAAGTCCGAATACGATTCGTGGGGCAAAGTCGTCCGCGAATTCAATGTAAAAGCCACCGACTGA
- a CDS encoding class II aldolase/adducin family protein produces the protein MHAPSDMSAQEWDTRVQLAACYRLVSHFGMSDLIYNHITARIPGTDNQLLINPYGMMYDEITASSLVRIDLAGNILSQPSSYGINAAGYVIHSAVHGARHDVQCVIHTHTRAGMAVSALKCGLLPLTQTAMRFARIPYHDYESVAIDLDERARLVRDLGTSEAMILRNHGLLAAGPSIAQAFNTLYWLEMACKAQVDALSANRELCLPPPEVIEKTWHLYQPATRRPFGELEWPAMLRLMDRKDPGYKS, from the coding sequence ATGCACGCCCCTTCAGACATGAGCGCCCAGGAATGGGACACCCGCGTCCAGCTGGCTGCCTGCTACCGCCTGGTGTCGCATTTCGGCATGAGCGACCTGATCTACAACCACATCACCGCACGCATACCCGGAACGGACAACCAACTGCTGATCAACCCCTACGGCATGATGTATGACGAAATCACCGCGTCCAGCCTGGTCAGGATCGACCTGGCCGGCAACATTCTCAGCCAGCCTTCCAGCTACGGGATCAATGCCGCCGGCTATGTGATCCATAGCGCGGTGCATGGCGCGCGCCACGATGTCCAATGCGTGATTCATACCCACACGCGCGCCGGCATGGCAGTGTCGGCGCTGAAATGCGGCTTGCTGCCGCTGACGCAGACCGCGATGCGCTTTGCCAGGATTCCCTACCACGACTACGAAAGCGTGGCCATCGACCTGGACGAACGCGCGCGCCTGGTGCGCGACCTCGGTACGTCCGAGGCGATGATCCTGCGCAACCACGGCCTGTTGGCCGCGGGGCCCAGCATCGCCCAGGCGTTCAACACGCTGTACTGGCTGGAAATGGCCTGCAAGGCGCAGGTCGACGCCCTGAGCGCCAACCGCGAACTCTGCCTGCCGCCGCCGGAGGTAATCGAAAAGACCTGGCACCTGTACCAGCCCGCCACGCGCCGTCCGTTCGGCGAGTTGGAATGGCCCGCCATGCTGCGGCTGATGGACCGCAAAGATCCGGGCTACAAGAGCTGA